The Cylindrospermopsis curvispora GIHE-G1 genome contains a region encoding:
- a CDS encoding glycosyltransferase family 4 protein yields MAKIRIEWFNCQPTPYNDVLFKSLALIPKIDLSVNYRSQVLSSHPWKSPLGLGYKNRFYNTFLGVDWRSLSLIFDPGISLFVIAGWDHPTTLILLSLLRLLGRTYSIWTDVPRPRKKNSPHLREWARDRWLKWIMLGAKAIFGTGSPGINALIRMGSAPKRTRNLPFVLDLEKYPTWQVLEIKYEYPYPLRFISSGRLKNSVKGHDISIRAVAAALGSNQNWEYEIAGTGPDLKELQDLARGLGIEDYIRFLGWVEPSELIHRMSRSHILIHSSPVHDPYPNAVLEGMAAGCIVMASDVCGSAIDRIENKISGFIHRAGDWQQLSTQIRELRAIGSDIMLIAKSARIQSETWTVERSIQPLLEVINSTEELMQCAE; encoded by the coding sequence ATGGCAAAAATCAGGATTGAGTGGTTTAATTGCCAGCCAACTCCTTACAATGATGTCCTCTTCAAATCACTTGCTCTTATCCCAAAAATTGATCTTTCGGTTAATTATCGCTCGCAGGTTTTGTCATCTCATCCGTGGAAATCACCGCTTGGATTAGGCTATAAAAACCGCTTTTATAACACCTTTTTGGGTGTCGATTGGAGGTCCCTAAGTTTGATATTTGACCCAGGCATCTCCCTTTTTGTTATCGCAGGGTGGGATCATCCAACAACTCTTATTCTACTCTCGCTGCTTAGACTTTTGGGTCGGACATACTCAATCTGGACAGATGTACCAAGACCACGCAAAAAAAACTCACCACATCTACGAGAATGGGCAAGAGATAGGTGGCTAAAATGGATTATGCTCGGTGCGAAGGCCATCTTTGGAACGGGTAGTCCTGGAATCAATGCTTTAATTCGTATGGGATCAGCACCGAAAAGAACGAGAAATCTACCTTTTGTTTTAGATCTAGAAAAATACCCTACATGGCAAGTTCTAGAGATAAAATATGAATACCCTTATCCTTTGCGTTTTATCAGTTCGGGAAGATTAAAGAATTCTGTAAAGGGCCATGACATAAGTATTCGTGCAGTTGCTGCCGCGTTAGGTTCGAATCAAAATTGGGAATATGAGATCGCAGGGACAGGACCGGATCTAAAAGAACTTCAAGATCTTGCTCGGGGTCTCGGTATCGAAGATTATATCCGTTTTTTAGGTTGGGTGGAGCCTTCTGAACTCATTCATCGAATGTCAAGAAGTCATATACTAATACACTCGAGTCCTGTTCATGACCCCTATCCAAATGCGGTATTGGAGGGGATGGCTGCAGGTTGTATTGTGATGGCATCAGATGTCTGTGGCTCAGCTATTGATCGAATTGAGAACAAAATCAGTGGCTTCATCCATAGGGCTGGTGATTGGCAACAACTCTCCACACAAATCAGAGAATTACGTGCCATTGGTTCTGACATTATGTTGATCGCTAAGTCAGCCCGAATCCAATCCGAAACCTGGACTGTAGAGCGATCAATACAACCCCTGCTCGAAGTAATAAATAGTACAGAGGAATTGATGCAATGTGCGGAATAG
- a CDS encoding protein-tyrosine phosphatase family protein translates to MKQILIKLHWLTSSQFGIDPLRLWRSVCGLPTFISDWWKFRKTYTGKITIMPCLHDRFEEGGTTKSEYFWQDLLVSRWVYEARPQLHVDVGSRVDGFVAHVASFREVEVFDIRNITTQVPGIVFRQADFQSMKSVTSYTNGGGIL, encoded by the coding sequence GTGAAACAAATTCTTATCAAACTTCACTGGCTCACTTCCTCCCAATTTGGCATAGACCCGCTACGCCTGTGGCGATCGGTCTGTGGACTTCCTACTTTTATTTCTGATTGGTGGAAGTTTAGAAAAACCTATACTGGTAAGATTACTATCATGCCATGCCTACACGATCGTTTTGAAGAAGGTGGCACCACCAAAAGCGAGTATTTTTGGCAAGACCTGCTAGTGTCCCGTTGGGTATATGAAGCCCGACCTCAACTACATGTTGATGTGGGTTCCAGAGTGGATGGTTTTGTTGCTCACGTGGCCAGCTTTCGTGAAGTTGAGGTTTTCGATATTCGTAATATTACAACGCAAGTTCCGGGAATAGTCTTCCGTCAGGCAGATTTCCAAAGTATGAAATCTGTAACTAGTTATACAAATGGGGGGGGGATACTGTGA
- a CDS encoding class I SAM-dependent methyltransferase translates to MKIENRYIDKSYLNGNPSWHSEDAIWKASQVSSILKDHQINPLSICEVGCGSGDILRHLHQLYPNTHLVGYDISPQAAEFWESDAINNTKHIGGGETISFVLADFHENNTDKYDVLLMLDVFEHVRDPFTFLEESHRHADRFVFHIPLDLSASSVLRGKPLLEARDRTGHLHFYTKDLALATLRECGFKIIEWRYTGAALNMPNRSLKTNLFRLPRYVVYAVNKDWGTRLLGGETLIVLAE, encoded by the coding sequence ATGAAAATAGAGAACCGTTACATTGATAAATCATACCTAAATGGAAATCCGTCATGGCATAGTGAAGACGCGATTTGGAAAGCCTCCCAAGTCAGTTCGATCTTGAAAGACCATCAGATAAATCCCCTATCCATCTGTGAAGTTGGCTGTGGTTCGGGAGATATTCTCCGCCATCTACACCAACTTTATCCCAATACTCACCTTGTTGGTTATGATATCTCCCCACAAGCTGCTGAGTTTTGGGAATCAGATGCAATAAATAATACTAAACATATCGGGGGGGGGGAAACAATCTCGTTTGTACTGGCTGACTTTCATGAGAATAACACGGATAAATATGATGTCCTATTAATGTTGGATGTTTTTGAGCATGTACGGGATCCATTCACATTTCTTGAGGAATCCCATCGCCATGCTGATAGATTTGTTTTTCATATTCCTTTGGACTTAAGTGCCAGTAGCGTATTGAGAGGAAAACCTCTGCTGGAAGCTCGCGATCGCACTGGGCACCTTCACTTTTACACTAAAGATTTGGCTCTAGCAACTTTAAGAGAATGTGGGTTTAAAATTATTGAGTGGCGTTATACTGGTGCAGCTTTAAATATGCCAAATCGCAGTCTAAAAACAAACCTATTCCGACTTCCCAGGTATGTGGTTTATGCTGTCAACAAAGACTGGGGGACACGACTGCTGGGCGGGGAAACACTAATAGTTCTTGCTGAGTAG
- a CDS encoding glycosyltransferase family 4 protein, producing MFISNNRADRNQIVIGIDATNIRNGGGVTHLTELLDAAEPIKHGISSVIVWGGSKTLPGLSEKPWLKKINPPQLNQGIFSRVSWQSLQLSKSARHLGCDLLFVPGGSYFGNFHPVVTMSQNLLPFDLPEMERYGWSLNRLRIFLLRQFQSQSFRNADGVIFLTKYAKERVTQTTGFLKGKTTIIPHGLNLRFRHSVKPQISILEYSPENPYRILYVSIVDVYKHQWNLVEAVSLLRHSGLPLQLDLVGTAYAPSLVRLRKTLDKCDPRGDWCRYRGSISYQNLHEFYRKADLGVFASTCENMPNILLETMASGLPIACSNRGPMPEVLEDAGVYFDPESVDEIASALEKLIHDPALREDLAERAYLKSQAFDWKRCAEETFEFLASFCK from the coding sequence ATGTTCATATCTAACAACAGAGCTGACCGAAACCAAATTGTAATTGGAATTGATGCAACTAATATTAGAAATGGCGGTGGTGTAACTCATTTAACTGAACTACTAGATGCTGCTGAACCCATAAAGCATGGCATTTCCAGTGTAATTGTATGGGGTGGATCTAAAACTCTACCCGGTTTAAGCGAAAAGCCCTGGTTGAAAAAAATCAATCCCCCACAGCTGAATCAAGGCATTTTCAGTCGTGTTTCTTGGCAAAGCCTGCAATTATCCAAATCCGCTCGACATTTGGGATGCGATTTACTTTTCGTGCCTGGCGGGAGTTATTTTGGTAACTTCCACCCTGTGGTTACCATGAGTCAAAATCTTTTACCCTTCGATCTTCCAGAAATGGAGCGCTATGGCTGGTCATTAAACAGACTAAGAATTTTTTTATTACGTCAATTTCAAAGCCAGAGTTTTAGGAATGCCGATGGTGTAATTTTTTTGACTAAATATGCCAAAGAACGTGTCACTCAAACTACAGGTTTTCTGAAAGGAAAGACAACCATTATTCCTCACGGTTTGAACCTCCGTTTTCGACACTCCGTAAAGCCCCAGATTTCCATCCTGGAATATAGTCCGGAGAACCCCTATCGTATCCTTTACGTTTCAATTGTTGACGTATATAAACATCAATGGAATTTAGTAGAAGCTGTGTCTCTTTTACGTCATTCTGGTTTACCTCTGCAACTAGATCTGGTGGGAACAGCTTATGCTCCTTCTCTAGTTCGACTGCGTAAAACTTTGGATAAATGTGATCCCCGTGGAGATTGGTGCCGTTATCGTGGATCTATTTCTTACCAGAATCTTCATGAATTCTATAGGAAGGCTGACTTAGGTGTATTTGCATCTACCTGTGAAAATATGCCTAATATTCTTTTAGAAACTATGGCATCAGGTTTACCCATTGCTTGTTCTAATAGGGGACCGATGCCGGAAGTTTTAGAAGATGCGGGAGTTTATTTTGACCCAGAATCTGTAGATGAAATTGCCAGCGCTTTAGAAAAACTCATTCATGATCCAGCTCTCAGAGAGGATTTGGCTGAACGTGCATACTTAAAATCTCAGGCTTTTGACTGGAAGCGATGTGCCGAAGAAACATTTGAATTTTTGGCATCGTTTTGCAAGTGA
- a CDS encoding FkbM family methyltransferase — translation MNPSIEPVGRWLPVKRVVSYFICHPLVNWTIGIIFQNLIPHQGSRILVPPGGGKLKSYLFFGLYESAEIRMINKYLPVNMDVIELGSSIGGVSCVLAKKLSPQNKLICVEANPNLLNLLAKNLTVNAPEKKTKIINGAVTYNGLDEVSFSISHCPLSSSLGEGDTALLVPAIQLKDIIQSEDLTDYTLVCDIEGAEVEIIFNDTESLLACKLAIFELHATTYENKHFDVDNLIKLIESRTLLRLISRYGCVCTFAR, via the coding sequence ATGAATCCATCCATTGAGCCAGTTGGACGATGGTTACCCGTAAAACGGGTTGTATCCTATTTCATTTGCCATCCGCTTGTTAATTGGACAATAGGTATCATTTTCCAAAACCTTATCCCACATCAAGGCAGCCGTATTTTAGTTCCCCCAGGGGGGGGGAAGCTAAAATCTTACCTGTTCTTTGGGCTCTATGAAAGTGCCGAAATCAGGATGATTAATAAGTATTTACCAGTTAATATGGACGTTATCGAACTTGGTAGTAGTATTGGAGGTGTTTCATGTGTCCTTGCTAAAAAGCTGTCACCACAGAATAAGCTTATTTGTGTTGAAGCTAACCCAAATCTTTTGAACCTTTTAGCCAAAAACTTGACTGTGAATGCTCCAGAGAAAAAAACAAAGATCATAAATGGAGCGGTCACTTATAATGGGCTTGATGAAGTTAGTTTTTCGATAAGCCACTGTCCCCTTTCTTCATCCCTTGGAGAAGGAGACACCGCATTACTAGTGCCCGCAATACAACTAAAAGATATAATACAGTCCGAAGACCTCACTGATTACACATTGGTTTGTGATATTGAGGGCGCTGAAGTCGAAATTATTTTTAACGATACTGAATCTTTGTTAGCATGCAAGTTAGCAATTTTTGAGCTGCATGCTACTACTTACGAGAATAAGCACTTTGATGTTGATAACTTGATTAAACTAATCGAATCACGAACATTACTAAGGCTTATCTCTCGCTACGGATGTGTGTGTACTTTTGCGAGATAA
- a CDS encoding class I SAM-dependent methyltransferase, giving the protein MKTPPHKFNFGPNKITQIDLKPLELVDIVVDAEEMSQHLTQQYDYLANCSMLEHTPHPWKVIEQINALLRPGGIVYISIPWLYLVTLSIRSGRAVLPSPQSDIL; this is encoded by the coding sequence GTGAAAACACCCCCCCACAAGTTTAATTTTGGACCCAATAAAATCACCCAAATAGACTTAAAACCTTTGGAACTTGTAGATATAGTGGTTGATGCGGAAGAAATGAGTCAGCACTTAACTCAACAATATGATTATTTAGCAAATTGTTCCATGCTTGAACATACTCCCCATCCTTGGAAGGTGATTGAGCAAATCAATGCCTTGCTGAGACCTGGTGGTATTGTGTACATTTCTATTCCATGGCTTTACTTGGTTACTCTATCCATTAGGTCTGGTCGAGCGGTTCTTCCGTCTCCGCAATCGGACATATTATAG
- a CDS encoding NAD-dependent epimerase/dehydratase family protein: MTQKTILVTGSSGLIGSEVVSFFAAQGYQVHGIDNNQREVFFGPHGSTRWNQQRLKEKFPTFTHHEIDIRDRSGILNLIDAIRPHAIVHTAAQPSHDRAASIPFDDFDTNAVGTLNLLEATRQHCPESSFVHMSTNKVYGDAPNQLPLVELETRWEFALGPWNNGIPENFTIDQSKHSLFGASKVAADILVQEYGRYFNIPTCCLRGGCLTGPSHSGVELHGFLSYLIRCNVESKQYTVYGYKAKQVRDNIHAWDVANFIGEFIQSPRIAEVYNLGGGKGNSISMIESFALIESISGKPMDYQYSEKAREGDHIVYYSDLSKMQSHYPNWQITKGLPEIFQEIYHSWVNRHVAVGT; the protein is encoded by the coding sequence ATGACGCAGAAAACCATTTTAGTTACGGGTTCCAGTGGATTAATTGGCAGCGAAGTTGTCAGCTTCTTTGCTGCTCAGGGCTATCAAGTCCATGGCATTGACAACAATCAACGAGAAGTGTTTTTTGGACCTCATGGTTCCACCCGTTGGAACCAACAGCGGTTAAAAGAAAAATTTCCCACTTTTACCCATCATGAGATAGATATAAGAGATCGCTCTGGGATCCTTAATTTAATAGATGCTATTCGGCCACATGCAATTGTTCACACTGCTGCCCAGCCTTCCCACGATCGCGCAGCATCTATTCCCTTTGATGACTTCGATACTAATGCAGTAGGCACTCTAAATCTGTTAGAGGCAACTCGACAGCATTGTCCTGAATCTTCTTTTGTTCACATGTCCACAAATAAAGTCTATGGTGATGCTCCTAACCAATTACCTCTAGTAGAACTGGAAACTCGTTGGGAATTTGCCCTTGGACCTTGGAACAACGGAATTCCAGAAAACTTTACTATAGATCAGTCTAAGCACTCTTTATTTGGAGCTTCTAAGGTAGCTGCTGACATTCTTGTTCAGGAATATGGACGATACTTTAACATACCAACTTGTTGCCTACGAGGAGGTTGCTTGACTGGTCCAAGCCATAGTGGTGTGGAACTACATGGGTTTCTTAGTTACTTGATTAGATGTAATGTAGAAAGTAAACAATACACCGTTTATGGTTATAAAGCCAAGCAGGTGCGAGATAATATCCACGCTTGGGATGTGGCTAATTTTATAGGGGAGTTTATCCAATCCCCCAGAATTGCGGAAGTATATAATCTAGGAGGTGGTAAGGGTAATAGTATTTCCATGATAGAATCTTTTGCTTTAATTGAGTCGATCAGTGGTAAGCCCATGGATTACCAGTATTCAGAAAAGGCTCGGGAGGGAGATCACATTGTCTACTACAGCGACCTCAGCAAAATGCAATCTCACTATCCCAATTGGCAAATCACTAAAGGCTTGCCAGAGATTTTTCAGGAAATCTACCATAGCTGGGTAAATCGGCATGTAGCTGTTGGAACTTAG
- a CDS encoding class I SAM-dependent methyltransferase, translating to MTAFNEKQQVHDFWNQAACGETLYLKSTDIEGYEAQARKRYQLEPIILDFAAFESTKGMKVLEIGVGLGADHQEFAKAGAELYGIDLTERAIEHTLKRLDRFGLHSSLAVGDAENLSFDAETFDVVYSWGVLHHSPNTPAAISECWRVLKRGGGSKNYDLS from the coding sequence ATGACAGCATTTAATGAAAAGCAACAGGTTCATGACTTCTGGAACCAAGCTGCATGTGGTGAAACCCTATATTTAAAATCAACAGATATAGAAGGTTATGAAGCTCAGGCGCGAAAACGCTACCAGTTAGAACCCATCATTTTAGATTTTGCTGCATTTGAATCCACTAAAGGAATGAAGGTGTTAGAAATTGGGGTAGGTTTAGGCGCAGATCATCAGGAGTTTGCCAAAGCTGGAGCCGAATTGTATGGCATAGATCTCACAGAAAGAGCTATAGAACACACGTTAAAACGACTTGACCGTTTTGGACTCCATTCTTCCCTTGCAGTGGGTGATGCGGAAAATCTTAGCTTTGATGCAGAAACCTTTGATGTAGTATATTCCTGGGGAGTATTACATCATAGTCCTAATACTCCAGCCGCAATATCTGAATGTTGGCGTGTACTTAAGCGGGGGGGGGGTAGCAAAAATTATGATTTATCATAA
- a CDS encoding alpha-1,2-fucosyltransferase has product MKIYTYLCGGLGNQMFQYATARSLALSHKAHLVLDNWSGFVRDFQYRRHYELHALPISGRTIQTWETLPIWLHRLEKRLDRKNSFIEIHWYGQFILETEKAYLKQLNGLNLNSSFWLLGYWQSPLYFKNHTDTLLRELTPPSPTDPRFLSLGQQLREDESVALGVRLYEESTNPSVHAKGGVLKTPKEINNAILQLLSQRPNARFFIFCTHRSPILEKLNLPENSVFVTHDDGYEGTLERMWLLSQCRHHVFTNSSYYWWGAWLSQKLHDKQLIFAADNFINSDSFCHGWERF; this is encoded by the coding sequence ATGAAAATATACACATACCTTTGTGGTGGACTGGGAAATCAAATGTTCCAATATGCCACAGCGCGATCGCTTGCTTTGAGTCACAAAGCACATTTAGTCTTAGATAACTGGAGTGGATTTGTTCGAGATTTTCAGTATCGCCGTCACTATGAACTCCATGCTTTACCCATTAGTGGTCGGACCATCCAAACTTGGGAAACGTTACCAATCTGGTTACATCGTTTGGAAAAACGTTTAGACAGAAAAAACTCGTTTATTGAAATACACTGGTATGGTCAATTCATCTTAGAGACAGAGAAGGCTTATCTTAAGCAGCTCAATGGGTTAAACCTCAATTCTTCCTTTTGGCTATTGGGTTACTGGCAAAGTCCTCTGTACTTCAAAAACCACACAGACACTTTACTGAGAGAACTTACACCTCCCTCGCCAACTGATCCTAGATTTTTGAGTTTGGGGCAACAGTTACGTGAAGATGAATCCGTTGCTTTAGGGGTTAGATTGTACGAAGAAAGTACTAATCCTAGCGTGCATGCTAAGGGTGGAGTTTTAAAAACACCCAAGGAAATCAACAATGCTATATTGCAACTACTATCTCAACGCCCAAATGCTCGTTTTTTCATCTTCTGCACCCATCGCTCCCCAATCCTGGAAAAGTTAAATCTTCCCGAGAATAGTGTTTTTGTTACCCATGATGATGGTTATGAGGGAACTTTGGAGAGGATGTGGCTCCTTTCTCAGTGTCGCCACCATGTGTTTACCAATAGTTCTTATTATTGGTGGGGGGCTTGGTTAAGCCAGAAGCTGCATGACAAACAGCTGATTTTTGCGGCTGATAATTTTATTAACAGTGATAGTTTTTGCCATGGTTGGGAGAGATTTTAA
- a CDS encoding CgeB family protein, protein MKLLIVGTWRWVQYEDAFSKGLEGNGVEVSRFSTSSYFSGWFGSLQLRLPLPGWALLGLNRDLIRQSEQERPDWILFWRSTHVLPSTLRKLRRLGIKTVSYNNDDPLGPKAHGRLPWHHHWLWFWYLRCLPEFDCNFFYRKINCREALVEHGVRHAEVLMPYFIPQQDRPVDLTLQDQERFSTDLVFVGHYEPDGRERTIRSLIDAGIEVKIWSGGDWPRHALGHLYDRLKPIEPALGDNYAKALCGAKICLAFLSKLNRDTYTRRCFEIPACGRLMLAERTDDLMCMFREDEEACFFSSNDELIEKVRWLLANPSIREYIAAAGLRRVWADGHDVNSRAKQFLKAITNEH, encoded by the coding sequence ATGAAACTCTTGATAGTTGGTACCTGGCGTTGGGTTCAGTATGAGGATGCCTTTTCTAAAGGTCTTGAGGGAAACGGAGTGGAAGTCAGCCGGTTTTCCACAAGTTCCTATTTTTCAGGTTGGTTCGGATCCCTTCAGTTAAGGTTGCCACTACCCGGATGGGCATTGTTAGGTCTGAATAGAGATCTGATTCGTCAGTCAGAGCAGGAACGGCCGGACTGGATTCTGTTCTGGCGATCCACCCATGTGCTACCCTCAACACTGCGAAAGCTCCGTCGGTTAGGCATCAAGACTGTCTCATACAACAACGATGACCCCCTTGGACCAAAGGCTCATGGACGGTTACCCTGGCATCACCACTGGCTTTGGTTTTGGTATCTGCGCTGTCTTCCTGAGTTCGACTGTAATTTCTTCTACCGTAAGATTAATTGTCGGGAAGCCCTGGTAGAGCATGGTGTCCGCCATGCAGAAGTGCTGATGCCCTACTTTATTCCTCAACAGGATCGCCCGGTGGACTTGACATTGCAGGATCAGGAGAGATTTTCGACTGACTTGGTTTTCGTAGGCCACTACGAGCCTGATGGTCGAGAACGAACTATACGATCACTCATAGATGCTGGAATTGAGGTCAAGATCTGGAGTGGGGGTGATTGGCCACGTCATGCTCTTGGTCATTTGTATGATCGCCTTAAGCCTATAGAACCAGCCCTCGGAGATAATTACGCCAAAGCGCTTTGTGGTGCAAAGATCTGTCTAGCGTTTCTCTCAAAGTTGAATAGGGATACCTACACCAGACGGTGTTTTGAAATTCCCGCCTGTGGGCGGCTAATGTTGGCAGAGCGCACCGACGACCTAATGTGCATGTTCAGGGAAGATGAGGAGGCCTGCTTCTTTTCCTCCAATGACGAACTGATCGAAAAAGTACGCTGGTTACTGGCGAATCCTAGTATCCGGGAATATATCGCCGCTGCAGGGCTGCGCCGCGTGTGGGCAGATGGGCATGATGTAAACAGCAGAGCCAAACAATTTCTAAAAGCTATAACCAATGAACATTAA
- the asnB gene encoding asparagine synthase (glutamine-hydrolyzing) gives MCGIAGFVNGGHESTLWKMVNNQIHRGPDDTGIYLDSQSGVGLAHCRLAILDLSPLGHQPMASLDGSITLVFNGEIYNFLELRKELIDKGFHFRGNSDTEVLLNLYLSQGHSMLSRLNGIFAFALWDTSKQCLFIARDALGVKPLYYTNTPDYFAFASEIKALSPFLPSTPSLDYEALHRYLTFLWCPGAGTPFNSVRKLLPGEAMTVTGRVTRQWTWYKLPIFRYPQIISDQKTVLEQTVTHLKDAVHRQMIADVPVGAFLSGGLDSSSIVAFAREVNPHIRCFTIDVNGQEEGMSDDLPYSRLVAAHLKVPLDVVKIDSAQMARDLPKMVEQLDEPLADPAPLNVLYISQLAQQQGIKVLLSGSGGDDLFTGYRRHLALGWESYWRWLPLSIRSWLEHISGGFNQKISFLRRVSKFFNGPTLTGDQRLVNYFAWIRQPDLLKLYTPEFRAALSDTVAATPMLEFLSPLCDGVPPLEKMLALEQRFFLSDHNLTYTDKMAMAVGVEVRVPFLDLELVDFAAQIPPSLKQRRGVGKWILKKAMEPYLPREVIYRPKSGFGAPLRRWMRFELRELLGDILSAESLKQRGLFDPRAVQQLISDNDSGRVDATYTLLSLISIELWCRRFIDTDKQSQLP, from the coding sequence ATGTGTGGAATTGCCGGTTTTGTAAATGGCGGTCATGAATCAACCCTGTGGAAAATGGTCAACAACCAAATTCATCGTGGACCAGATGACACGGGTATATATTTAGACTCCCAATCAGGAGTTGGTCTTGCCCATTGTCGGTTGGCCATTCTTGACCTTTCTCCCCTGGGTCATCAACCCATGGCAAGTTTAGACGGTTCCATCACCCTGGTGTTTAACGGTGAAATTTATAATTTCTTAGAGCTACGAAAAGAACTCATAGATAAAGGTTTTCACTTCCGTGGTAATTCAGATACAGAGGTGCTACTAAATCTTTATCTTTCCCAGGGACATTCCATGCTGTCTCGCCTCAACGGCATTTTTGCCTTCGCTTTATGGGACACTAGTAAGCAGTGCCTCTTTATTGCGCGTGATGCCCTAGGTGTTAAGCCTCTTTATTATACCAATACACCAGATTATTTTGCCTTTGCTAGCGAAATAAAAGCCCTGTCGCCTTTTTTACCATCCACACCATCTCTCGACTATGAAGCACTGCATCGCTACCTGACTTTTCTGTGGTGTCCCGGAGCGGGTACGCCGTTTAACTCCGTTAGGAAGCTCTTACCAGGGGAAGCAATGACTGTAACCGGGAGAGTAACCCGCCAATGGACTTGGTATAAGCTACCTATCTTTCGTTATCCCCAAATCATTAGTGACCAAAAAACCGTCCTGGAGCAAACAGTGACGCACCTAAAAGATGCTGTTCACCGACAAATGATAGCCGATGTGCCTGTAGGAGCTTTCCTTTCAGGGGGATTAGATTCCAGCTCCATTGTTGCATTTGCACGGGAAGTCAACCCACATATCCGCTGTTTTACCATAGATGTAAATGGGCAGGAGGAGGGCATGAGTGATGACTTACCATATAGTCGTCTAGTAGCAGCTCATTTAAAAGTCCCCCTGGATGTGGTGAAAATTGACTCTGCTCAAATGGCTAGAGACTTGCCCAAGATGGTTGAACAACTAGATGAACCATTGGCTGATCCAGCACCATTAAACGTCTTATACATCAGTCAATTAGCACAGCAGCAGGGGATTAAAGTTTTGCTATCCGGGTCTGGTGGTGATGATTTATTCACCGGTTATAGACGGCATCTGGCACTTGGCTGGGAATCTTACTGGCGTTGGCTACCCCTTAGTATTCGTAGTTGGCTAGAACACATCAGTGGAGGCTTCAATCAAAAAATTTCTTTTTTACGCCGTGTAAGTAAGTTTTTTAACGGACCAACATTAACGGGAGACCAGCGTTTAGTCAACTACTTTGCTTGGATTCGCCAACCCGATCTCCTAAAACTTTATACCCCCGAATTTCGTGCAGCCTTAAGTGATACGGTTGCTGCAACTCCAATGTTAGAGTTTTTATCCCCATTATGTGATGGAGTTCCTCCTCTAGAAAAGATGCTCGCCCTGGAACAACGTTTTTTCTTGAGTGATCACAATCTAACTTATACTGACAAAATGGCGATGGCAGTAGGTGTGGAAGTGCGAGTACCATTTCTGGACCTAGAACTAGTTGATTTTGCCGCCCAAATTCCTCCATCCTTAAAACAACGTCGTGGAGTAGGCAAATGGATTCTAAAAAAAGCAATGGAACCTTATTTACCCAGAGAGGTTATTTATCGTCCTAAAAGTGGTTTTGGAGCTCCCCTGCGTCGTTGGATGCGTTTTGAGTTGCGGGAACTTCTGGGTGATATTCTCAGTGCAGAAAGTCTTAAACAAAGGGGCTTGTTCGATCCTCGCGCCGTCCAACAGTTGATAAGTGATAATGATTCTGGTAGGGTTGATGCCACTTATACTCTGCTATCTCTCATATCTATTGAACTGTGGTGTCGTCGCTTTATTGATACAGATAAACAATCACAACTTCCATAA
- a CDS encoding DUF268 domain-containing protein, with protein MGGGYCDSLSCLHAIEHFGLGRYGDEINPFGYASGIKTMSKLLKPGGKFYLSTPIGRERVEFNANWVFDPRTIIRVTSSEGLQLEQLTVISQYGVVQNIQISEDSLLKLAIQTYNLAIFVFTKLIY; from the coding sequence ATGGGGGGGGGATACTGTGATTCTCTTTCCTGCTTACACGCCATAGAACACTTTGGCTTAGGGCGCTACGGTGATGAAATTAACCCATTTGGTTACGCATCCGGAATTAAAACCATGTCCAAATTGTTAAAACCTGGTGGTAAATTTTATCTTTCCACTCCCATTGGGCGAGAACGTGTGGAATTCAATGCTAATTGGGTGTTTGATCCCAGGACTATCATACGCGTAACAAGTTCAGAAGGGTTACAACTTGAGCAATTGACAGTCATTAGCCAGTATGGTGTTGTCCAAAATATACAAATCAGTGAAGATTCACTTCTTAAACTTGCTATACAAACATATAACCTAGCGATTTTTGTATTTACCAAACTGATTTACTAG